In Toxoplasma gondii ME49 chromosome VIII, whole genome shotgun sequence, a single genomic region encodes these proteins:
- a CDS encoding Trm112p family domain-containing protein (encoded by transcript TGME49_270540) gives MRLLTHNLIACNRRQCTGGFPLKIVVDEKSEDATTVEPSEFQPELVKQLLGKLDWEALVKTADQFGLQLPPTFTESDKSDEHFLRAVHEAVVEFHVLEGKLVCPVCAREYPVSNGIPNMLLQDDEV, from the exons ATGCGACTCCTGACTCACAATTTGATTGCCTG CAACCGGCGCCAGTGCACCGGTGGGTTTCCCTTGAAGATCGTGGtggacgagaagagcgaggacgcGACGACGGTCGAACCTTCGGAGTTTCAGCCGGAGCTGGTGAAGCAGCTGCTCGGAAAGCTGGACTGGGAAGCGCTGGTGAAGACTGCAGACCAG TTCGGCCTTCAGCTGCCGCCAACCTTCACAGAGTCGGACAAGTCCGATGAACATTTTCTTCGCGCTGTCCACGAGGCCGTTGTCGAG TTCCACGTTCTGGAGGGGAAGCTCGTCTGTCCGGTCTGCGCCAGAGAGTACCCGGTTTCCAACGGCATTCCGAACATGCTACTGCAAGACGACGAAGTGTAG
- a CDS encoding gamma-glutamyl phosphate reductase, putative (encoded by transcript TGME49_270550), translating into MSLQGMNVVESGTLAPEEAKKMQNDSEDKIDGPDVSTQNGESKPGSVRLMAQLARAASRLLQTSTLEERNAALQAYKDGLVHFREEIEAANQRELEAAKVAVAAGELSSPVFQRLNCRGQKFETLLSGLDSLIAKDDPLGVCDLATELGSHLELFRLSCPIGVIAVIYEARPEAAVQVAGLALKTGNALLLKGGKEARETNRAVFKALRWGLEKAASAAISREVLQLIEDRQEVTELLQLDDEVDLVVPRGSNSLVKYIKENTRIPVLGHADGICHIYVDAAADLGKAAKIVADSKLQYVAACNTVESLLVHREILPTFLPAIISQLALRGVTFKVDSAALEVLKTQAVHTLEAHAQFVAVASEHDFHTEWLAPVLAVKTVDSLQEAIAHINSHGSHHTDCIITENKAHAEQFMKGVDSAGCYCNCSTRFADGYRYGFGAEVGVSTNKIHARGPVGLQGLVTYKYCLYGDGHTVGDFEEGRARYTHRPLATDKPRSERQLAN; encoded by the exons ATGTCGCTGCAAGGTATGAACGTCGTAGAGAGCGGGACGCTCGCTCCGGAGGAAGCCAAAAAGATGCAAAATGACTCGGAGGACAAAATAGATGGCCCAGACGTTAGCACTCAGAATGGGGAAAGCAAACCGGGTTCTGTTCGACTTATGGCGCAGCTGGCACGCGCCGCATCTCGGCTGCTCCAGACGAGCACCctggaggaaagaaacgcagctCTGCAAGCTTACAAGGACGGCCTTGTTCATTTCCGAGAAGAAATTGAAGCCGCAAATCAGCGAGAGCTAGAA GCAGCGAAAGTGGCGGTCGCCGCGGGGGAGCTTTCATCGCCTGTGTTCCAACGACTGAATTGTCGCGGTCAGAAATTTGAGACGCTGCTGAGCGGGCTCGACTCGTTGATTGCCAAAGACGACCCTCTGGGGGTTTGTGACTTAGCAACGGAGTTGGGGAGTCACTTGGAGTTGTTTCGTTTGTCGTGCCCGATTGGCGTTATCGCCGTCATTTACGAGGCGCGTCCGGAGGCGGCCGTGCAAGTTGCCGGTCTTGCGCTCAAGACCGGAAACGCGCTGCTACTGAAGGGAGGGAAGGAGGCAAGGGAGACGAATCGGGCAGTATTCAAAGCTTTGCGTTGGGGGCTAGAGAAAGCTGCAAGTGCAGCGATATCGAGGGAAGTGCTGCAGCTGATCGAGGATCGCCAGGAAGTGACGGAGTTGCTGCAGCTGGACGACGAGGTCGATCTCGTTGTGCCGCGAGGCTCCAACAGTCTGGTCAAGTACATCAAGGAAAACACGCGCATCCCGGTCCTCGGGCACGCAGACGGAATCTGCCACATCTACGTGGATGCCGCGGCCGATCTCGGAAAAGCAGCGAAAATCGTCGCGGACTCGAAACTGCAGTATGTAGCCGCATGCAACACAGTCGAATCGCTGTTGGTTCACCGAGAAATTCTACCCACCTTTCTCCCGGCAATCATTTCTCAGTTAGCGCTCCGCGGAGTCACGTTCAAAGTCGATTCCGCGGCACTTGAAGTTCTCAAAACACAGGCTGTCCATACACTCGAGGCACACGCTCAGTTTGTGGCGGTTGCGAGTGAGCACGATTTCCACACCGAGTGGCTGGCTCCTGTTCTAGCGGTGAAAACGGTAGATTCACTCCAAGAGGCCATTGCTCACATCAACAGCCACGGCTCACACCACACAGACTGCATCAtcacagaaaacaaagcGCACGCGGAGCAATTCATGAAGGGCGTCGATTCTGCCGGCTGCTACTGCAACTGTTCTACACGATTCGCCGACGGCTACCGCTACGGCTTTGGCGCAGAGGTCGGCGTTTCCACCAACAAAATCCACGCGCGAGGGCCGGTCGGCTTGCAGGGCCTCGTAACTTACAAATACTGTCTCTACGGAGATGGACACACTGTAGGCGACTtcgaggaagggagagcgcGGTACACCCACCGACCGCTGGCGACAGACAAAccgaggagcgagagacaacTAGCAAACtag